A window from Salarias fasciatus chromosome 11, fSalaFa1.1, whole genome shotgun sequence encodes these proteins:
- the she gene encoding SH2 domain-containing adapter protein E — MAKWFRDFPINLKNGSERVRSASESGPQTRPKPSFSRDSLKGNQRKDGGVGGLLAGRNRKNSATELGRNTAGSGGTMWDSLAPGKGRKNSKNESGAPDENRQIRTTSLAQAYISRMIKVDKQDKTPKLNGISEQKLPENEKGKSDIKTTLIILEDYADPFDAEKTKEQREAERAGVNDGYMEPYDAQVIITEVRRRGSKDLLKVCVLLDRGQREAKREEGTPPPPNIYDTPYEGGLEGDSDGVWIPVTRPESDVRPAGEYELPWEWRKEDIVRALSAQFEAVDCSPTKENSSTSGRQQQQQQQQQQHSLRQKSWSHKTLVSSSPLSSSTPSFPSSPILKLSPLSTPSPSFPTLKLSPLSPSSSSNKLSPPSPTSLNAPLDGEAVKMDPGLPLEKQSWYHGSVSRQQAEAQLQRCREASFLVRDSESGTSKYSIALKTSQSCVHIIVAQTKSSKGLGYTLDQSSCVFSNIPELVYHYCTHRLPFTGAEHMTLLHPVPRPH; from the exons ATGGCAAAATGGTTCAGAGATTTCCCCATCAACCTGAAGAACGGAAGTGAAAGGGTCCGCTCGGCCTCTGAATCAGGTCCCCAAACTCGACCCAAACCTTCATTTTCACGGGACAGTTTGAAAGGGAATCAGCGCAAAGATGGGGGAGTGGGGGGTTTATTGGCTgggagaaacaggaaaaactctGCCACGGAACTGGGTCGCAACACCGCTGGCTCTGGGGGGACCATGTGGGACAGTCTCGCTCCTGGGAAAGGTCGCAAGAACTCCAAGAACGAGAGCGGGGCACCTGATGAGAACCGCCAGATCAGAACCACAAGCCTGGCCCAAGCCTACATCAGCAGGATGATCAAAGTGGACAAACAGGACAAGACGCCCAAACTCAACGGGATAAGTGAGCAGAAGCTGCCTGAGAACGAGAAGGGAAAGTCAGACATTAAAACAACG cTGATCATCCTTGAAGATTATGCAGATCCTTTTGATGCGGAGAAAAccaaagagcagagagaggccGAGAGGGCTGGAGTAAATGATGGGTACATGGAGCCTTATGATGCCCAGGTCATCATCACAG AGGTTCGTAGACGAGGGTCCAAGGACCTcctgaaagtgtgtgttctgctggacCGAGGTCAAAGAGAGGCAAAGAGGGAGGAAGGCACGCCTCCACCTCCAAATATCTACGACACACCCTATGAGGGCGGCCTGGAGGGCGACAGTGACGGGGTGTGGATCCCTGTCACACGACCCGAGTCTGATGTCCGCCCAGCCGGGGAGTACGAGCTGCCCTGGGAGTGGAGAAAGGAGGACATTGTTCGAGCGCTGTCAG CTCAGTTCGAGGCGGTGGATTGTTCTCCCACTAAAGAGAACAGTTCGACCTCcggccgccagcagcagcagcagcagcagcagcagcagcactccctGAGGCAGAAGAGCTGGAGCCATAAGACCCttgtctcctcctctccgttatcctcctccaccccgtcctTTCCATCCTCTCCTATTCTCAAACTCTCCCCCCTCTCAACACCGTCCCCCTCCTTCCCCACCCTCAAACTCTCCCCTCTCTCGCCGTCCTCTAGCTCAAATAAactttcccctccctctcctaCGTCCCTTAATGCCCCACTGGATGGGGAGGCTGTCAAAATGGACCCCGGTCTGCCCCTGGAGAAGCAGAG CTGGTACCACGGCAGTGTGAGTCGGCAGCAGGCTGAGGctcagctgcagcgctgcagggaAGCCAGCTTCTTGGTGAGAGACAGCGAATCAGGAACCAGCAAGTACTCCATCGCTCTGAA GACCAGTCAGAGCTGTGTGCACATTATCGTGGCTCAGACTAAGAGCAGTAAGGGCCTGGGCTACACGCTGGATCAGAGTAGCTGTGTCTTCTCCAATATCCCTGAGCTGGTCTACCACTACTGCACTCACAGATTGCCTTTCACCGGAGCCGAGCACATGACCCTGCTGCATCCTGTGCCCAGGCCGCACTGA
- the LOC115396362 gene encoding protein S100-A16 codes for MEGAIKTLVTTFISSSRGKDNLDSKSFQKLVQKQFSGMMEDTNSSKKIKEMQAGLDANNDGKVSFQEYLTLIGYLANCVSDSKTNSSQAASDAS; via the exons ATGGAGGGTGCCATCAAGACGCTGGTGACGACATTTATAAGTTCTTCCAGGGGGAAGGATAACCTTGATTCCAAATCCTTCCAGAAGCTGGTACAGAAGCAGTTCAGCGGCATGATGGAG GACACAAACAGCTCCAAAAAAATTAAGGAGATGCAGGCGGGATTGGACGCCAACAACGACGGAAAAGTCAGCTTCCAGGAATACCTCACTCTGATTGGTTATTTGGCCAACTGCGTGAGTGACTCCAAGACCAACAGTTCACAAGCCGCGTCGGATGCCTCGTAG
- the chrnb2 gene encoding neuronal acetylcholine receptor subunit beta-2 isoform X2, translating to MVSLAQLISVHEREQVMTTNVWLTQEWQDYRLTWIPEEFDGMMKVRLPSKHIWLPDVVLYNNADGVYEVSFYSNAVVSYDGSIFWLPPAIYKSACKIEVKHFPFDQQNCTLRFRSWTYDRTEIDLVLRADVASMDDFTPSGEWDIIALPGRRNENPADPTYVDITYDFIIRRKPLFYTINLIIPCVLITSLAILVFYLPSDCGEKMTLCISVLLALTVFLLLISKIVPPTSLDVPLVGKYLMFTMVLVTFSIVTSVCVLNVHHRSPTTHTMPPWVKLVFLNKLPALLFMRQPRNSCERQRLRQRRRAQEQKDGGRGGEAGALMVGLGLGGAGGNGGATSTAVFGKEDSDPCTCYVNRASVKQFGGDLGGAGGGSMDGLNRVRESREGGSGNLPRGKQAAAGGPALTQALLAQACPGFEEAVEGVRFIANHMKSEDDDQSVSEDWKYVAMVIDRLFLWIFVFVCVFGTLGMFLQPLFQNYTAKTITSSPG from the exons ATGGTGTCGCTGGCCCAGCTCATCAGCGTG CATGAAAGAGAGCAGGTGATGACCACCAACGTCTGGCTGACACAG GAGTGGCAGGACTACCGTCTGACCTGGATCCCCGAGGAGTTTGACGGGATGATGAAGGTCAGGCTGCCCTCGAAACACATCTGGCTGCCCGACGTGGTGCTGTACAACAA TGCCGACGGGGTGTACGAGGTGTCGTTCTACTCCAACGCCGTGGTGTCGTACGACGGCAGCATCTTCTGGTTGCCGCCGGCCATCTACAAGTCGGCCTGTAAGATCGAGGTGAAGCACTTCCCCTTCGACCAGCAGAACTGCACCCTGCGCTTCCGCTCCTGGACCTACGACCGCACCGAGATCGACCTGGTGCTGCGCGCCGACGTGGCCAGCATGGACGACTTCACGCCCAGCGGGGAGTGGGACATCATCGCCCTGCCGGGCAGGCGCAACGAGAACCCGGCCGACCCCACCTACGTGGACATCACGTACGACTTCATCATCCGCAGGAAGCCCCTTTTCTACACCATCAACCTCATCATCCCCTGCGTGCTCATCACCTCGCTGGCCATCCTGGTGTTCTACCTGCCGTCCGACTGCGGCGAGAAGATGACGCTCTGCATCTCCGTGCTGCTGGCGCTCAccgtgttcctgctgctgatctccAAGATCGTGCCCCCGACCTCGCTGGACGTCCCTCTGGTGGGGAAGTACCTGATGTTCACCATGGTCCTGGTCACGTTCTCCATCGTCACCAGCGTGTGCGTGCTGAACGTGCACCACCGCTCGCCCACGACACACACCATGCCCCCCTGGGTCAAACTGGTGTTCCTCAACAAGCTGCCCGCCCTACTCTTCATGCGCCAGCCGAGGAACAGCTGCGAGCGCCAGCGGCTGCGCCAGAGACGGAGAGCGCAGGAGCAGAAGGACGGCGGGCGGGGCGGGGAGGCGGGGGCCCTGATGGTGGGACTCGGGCTGGGCGGTGCCGGCGGGAACGGCGGAGCCACCTCCACGGCGGTGTTTGGCAAGGAGGACAGCGATCCTTGTACGTGCTACGTCAACCGGGCCTCCGTCAAACAGTTCGGAGGGGATCTCGGAGGGGCGGGAGGGGGGTCCATGGATGGTCTGAACAGGGTGAGGGAGAGCCGGGAGGGGGGCTCGGGAAACCTGCCCCGGGGCAAACAAGCAGCAGCGGGAGGCCCTGCTTTGACTCAGGCCCTGCTGGCTCAGGCCTGTCCGGGCTTCGAGGAGGCAGTGGAAGGAGTACGCTTCATCGCCAACCACATGAAGAGTGAAGACGATGACCAGAGC GTGAGCGAGGACTGGAAGTATGTTGCCATGGTGATCGACCGCCTCTTCCTGTggatctttgtgtttgtgtgcgtgttcGGCACGCTGGGCATGTTCCTGCAGCCGCTCTTCCAGAATTACACGGCCAAGACCATCACCAGCTCGCCgggctga
- the chrnb2 gene encoding neuronal acetylcholine receptor subunit beta-2 isoform X1: MMDGWLLPLLLALLAIAGGGLGADTEERLVEHLLNPAHYNKLIRPATNGSELVTVQLMVSLAQLISVHEREQVMTTNVWLTQEWQDYRLTWIPEEFDGMMKVRLPSKHIWLPDVVLYNNADGVYEVSFYSNAVVSYDGSIFWLPPAIYKSACKIEVKHFPFDQQNCTLRFRSWTYDRTEIDLVLRADVASMDDFTPSGEWDIIALPGRRNENPADPTYVDITYDFIIRRKPLFYTINLIIPCVLITSLAILVFYLPSDCGEKMTLCISVLLALTVFLLLISKIVPPTSLDVPLVGKYLMFTMVLVTFSIVTSVCVLNVHHRSPTTHTMPPWVKLVFLNKLPALLFMRQPRNSCERQRLRQRRRAQEQKDGGRGGEAGALMVGLGLGGAGGNGGATSTAVFGKEDSDPCTCYVNRASVKQFGGDLGGAGGGSMDGLNRVRESREGGSGNLPRGKQAAAGGPALTQALLAQACPGFEEAVEGVRFIANHMKSEDDDQSVSEDWKYVAMVIDRLFLWIFVFVCVFGTLGMFLQPLFQNYTAKTITSSPG, encoded by the exons ATGATGGACGGCTggttgctgccgctgctgctggctctCCTCGCCATTGCGGGAG GCGGCCTTGGGGCAGACACAGAGGAGCGCTTGGTGGAGCATCTCCTAAATCCAGCCCACTACAACAAACTGATCCGTCCTGCGACGAATGGCTCGGAGCTGGTTACCGTGCAGCTGATGGTGTCGCTGGCCCAGCTCATCAGCGTG CATGAAAGAGAGCAGGTGATGACCACCAACGTCTGGCTGACACAG GAGTGGCAGGACTACCGTCTGACCTGGATCCCCGAGGAGTTTGACGGGATGATGAAGGTCAGGCTGCCCTCGAAACACATCTGGCTGCCCGACGTGGTGCTGTACAACAA TGCCGACGGGGTGTACGAGGTGTCGTTCTACTCCAACGCCGTGGTGTCGTACGACGGCAGCATCTTCTGGTTGCCGCCGGCCATCTACAAGTCGGCCTGTAAGATCGAGGTGAAGCACTTCCCCTTCGACCAGCAGAACTGCACCCTGCGCTTCCGCTCCTGGACCTACGACCGCACCGAGATCGACCTGGTGCTGCGCGCCGACGTGGCCAGCATGGACGACTTCACGCCCAGCGGGGAGTGGGACATCATCGCCCTGCCGGGCAGGCGCAACGAGAACCCGGCCGACCCCACCTACGTGGACATCACGTACGACTTCATCATCCGCAGGAAGCCCCTTTTCTACACCATCAACCTCATCATCCCCTGCGTGCTCATCACCTCGCTGGCCATCCTGGTGTTCTACCTGCCGTCCGACTGCGGCGAGAAGATGACGCTCTGCATCTCCGTGCTGCTGGCGCTCAccgtgttcctgctgctgatctccAAGATCGTGCCCCCGACCTCGCTGGACGTCCCTCTGGTGGGGAAGTACCTGATGTTCACCATGGTCCTGGTCACGTTCTCCATCGTCACCAGCGTGTGCGTGCTGAACGTGCACCACCGCTCGCCCACGACACACACCATGCCCCCCTGGGTCAAACTGGTGTTCCTCAACAAGCTGCCCGCCCTACTCTTCATGCGCCAGCCGAGGAACAGCTGCGAGCGCCAGCGGCTGCGCCAGAGACGGAGAGCGCAGGAGCAGAAGGACGGCGGGCGGGGCGGGGAGGCGGGGGCCCTGATGGTGGGACTCGGGCTGGGCGGTGCCGGCGGGAACGGCGGAGCCACCTCCACGGCGGTGTTTGGCAAGGAGGACAGCGATCCTTGTACGTGCTACGTCAACCGGGCCTCCGTCAAACAGTTCGGAGGGGATCTCGGAGGGGCGGGAGGGGGGTCCATGGATGGTCTGAACAGGGTGAGGGAGAGCCGGGAGGGGGGCTCGGGAAACCTGCCCCGGGGCAAACAAGCAGCAGCGGGAGGCCCTGCTTTGACTCAGGCCCTGCTGGCTCAGGCCTGTCCGGGCTTCGAGGAGGCAGTGGAAGGAGTACGCTTCATCGCCAACCACATGAAGAGTGAAGACGATGACCAGAGC GTGAGCGAGGACTGGAAGTATGTTGCCATGGTGATCGACCGCCTCTTCCTGTggatctttgtgtttgtgtgcgtgttcGGCACGCTGGGCATGTTCCTGCAGCCGCTCTTCCAGAATTACACGGCCAAGACCATCACCAGCTCGCCgggctga